The genomic interval GGCAGGaacagtggtggtggtgacttcAGCAGAACTCAACTCATCTTCATCCGAAGCTGGAAAGTCGTAAATGTTACTCTTTTTCTTGACCGATGGTTGCcgtgtttttttggtggcggtgagaGGTTTGGGCTGGGGTTCTTCCGAGTCGGGAGCCTCATCGGAGTTGTTTGCTGCCGCAGGAGCAGGTGCCACGCGACGCCTACGGGGTTTTGCGCTGttcgttgctgttgctgttgattcCTTCGATACTCGTACTCTTTTCgcggctgttgttgatgatagTTCTGGCTCATCTTCGTTTTGGGAGCGTGCTCTTTTCttgcctgctgctgcggcggtaGTGGTGCCGCGGGGTGCCATTGATGCTGAAAATGAgagacaaaagagaaaaatgGAGCTGCTATTCCAGCTTGATATTGCTATgaaggagaaagaaaaatgaCAACAATGAGAGTTGGAAAGGTGTCAGGTGAATGAGCTGCAGGTTTTCATGAGATGGGCTCTGTCAGACAGGGCTACCAGTCGCGTCTCAACTCAGGTGCGAAGCGCGTTGGACGGTTAATTGTTCGCTTATAAGGATTTAAAGTGGGTGCTTcaggggctggagggggatgcAAATATCGATGGGAGCTTGGTCTGTGCAACCATTTCTGCATCATAATTATTGCTCTATTGAGGGTTGTCCAATGTCGATGCCTCACTTCACTAATGGGAATGGCCAATAAGTTGGGCAGACAATTGTAAGACGAGTGTTTGAGGCGTTCCTGCCTTGAATGTGGCTCCCCCATGCCTCTTTCCTCTATCCTCCATCCCCCATGGCTCCTTCCCAACGAAGCTCTTGCGCAACATAGCTCTTTCCCGGCAACACTCTTGCACTGCAGGGCTCCTGCCCAGAGTTCCAGTCCCTGCCACAATGCTCCTTCCATATGTCGTTCCTTCCTGCAGTCAGTTTTTTGACAGTTGCAAAATCATCGCCCTTTTGCCCTTTTGCACATTACCTCTTTAACACATTTCCACATTATCACACACATTGTGCCCTTTGCACTTGAGCCTTTTGCACATTACATTACCCCTTTGCAAATGAGTATCTTCGTCTGGCCATCTGTAAGTAGAGGATAGTTTCTCCATGAGTAttctcaagaagctcaccCTCGACGTTGTAGGTTGCTTCTGGTCATTGCCGTGTCTTGGTGAGCCCCGCGATGATGTGAGTTGTGTTCTGCAGTCGGCGGCCGAAACGGTTGCTCTTCCTGTTGTGGATTCGATGAACGATGGAACGATGGGGTTCAATTCACTCCAGCTTTACCTAGCAGGTGTCTTTACAGCTGTGTCGAGGCGGGTATAAGTGTCGAGAGCAAGATGGTGCCCTATCCACAGAGGTGGATGCTCCATATAGAGTTCAGTTAGGTTTCTTTCAGAAGAACACGATTGTTGGAGTGGCGGGGAATACGTGATACTGGCTCTGGATTGGTTCTGACTGCGagtgaagaaaagaaaagcaatACGCCATGTCCACGCTAAGCCCACGGCATCATATCATTCAAGGAGGCTCAGAAAAGCGTTGAGCTCGAGGCCGCTAATGTTGTCATTGGAAGGAATCTGCTCGCAAGTGGCTTTCCGCTGCTTGGTATCTAGGTTTCCGCTGTTTGAGCGCTTGCCTATGAGTGTTGCTGACTTGCCAATATCAGACTGAATCTATACTTGCCGGGAATCTAGTCTCGTTCGATAAGTAGGAGCCATACCTGTGCGTAGCCAGAGCATGAGACCCAGGCACATGGTCCACAGTGGGACTCGGTCCTCGGTCCCAGGAGTCTCTTTCAACAAGTTGCCCCTGAGCCAAATACCAACTTGCTAGCTCCAAAACACAACTGGGTGGGCTCCGTGGATCAGTATCTATATATTCGGGCTACCCGCTGGTTCTTCACCTCTCCCACAAACCTCACATTCCTTACCAACAAACTGATCCAACCGAGACAACAAACACACAACAAGATGAAgacctccatcatcaacatcgctGCCAGCACTCTGGCTTTCTTTGGGGCAAGACATCCTGGTTTTTTCTGAAGCATTAATAACACACAGACAGATTACCCAGGGCTATGCGCTCCCGAGCAACATTGGTCTCGACTCTGCGTCCGCAGAATTAACCATCAACTGCAACACTGGGGAAAACCGTACCTTCACCCCGCGCGTCCAGGACGGTATCTCGTACCTTTACGGCAAGTCTGGCTCTGCGCAGAGCAACGCCGGTCATTGTAACCGCGCCACCTGCTCCGAAGTGCTGCCATTGCTTGGTGCAACAATGTATGTCTCCCTTTTCCCACCTCTATCATTGGAATTTTCATTATTTCGACACATGCATGGTTTCTGTTTGCTAATCGATTGCGACATCTCTACAGGGTAATGCGGCCAAGCAGGTTGCGTGGTCGGCAATTGCTGACGCTGCGAACAAGATCGTTCAACAGTATGATGGCCAGGAGTCGAGTGGTTTTGTAAAGGGCCATGCCGATGCCTCTGATGGCTGGACTTCTGTCGTTCGCGCTGAAGACTGCTAAACCATGCGCGCTATATGGGGCATAGCGAGGCGAGAGGGGGTAGGCAGGACCTTGATTCCTTAGTACTCTGAAGCAGGATGCGTGGGTCATTCGGGCTAGTTCTACCAAAAGCTGAGAATGTCTTATAGTTGGTGGGTGTTTGCTAATTGGCATCAAATTGAGCTGGAATTTCTCATAATCGTTGTTACGTGCCTTCTTTCTGTGACGAATACGCCGTGTATCGTTGACCATAAATGCAGTGGGACAGTCGTTCAATGCCACCATTTTCCTGTTTATCCATACTCATCTCAATCACAGTTCTCCCTACCTAGCCATCGCAGTCACCATACACCATTCACTCTCATCTATTGCGGGCCTTTCGATAATGGATGGGATGCCTACCTCATCACATATATTTGAATGTTCAGCCGAGTTCTCCCACCATATGTCACTGGTCTTGTTTCTGATGGTAGCAGAAAGATTGAGGTTCTAGTTACTCCGGCTTTCCGGAGCAGTGTAGCTCTCAAGCTGACCCAAGCAGGTGTTAACATCGTGTGGAAGAGGGTACATTTCTCGAACCCTTTGAAACTTTCTCCGTTATCTATCAGAGGGCATGACGATGTGGAAGTAGCGAGCGGCACGTGGTCTTGAGGATGAATTGAGGAAACCTGCGGTTTTGGTCACAAGTGAAATGaagggaaggaagaagagcaagacaGTGGGTTTCTGCCATGTGAAGACTTGTTTATAGTGCCCCTGGCTTGTCGATATGTCAGACCGTATCAACATCTGCCGTGCATGGCACCACATCCGAAGAGCAGGAGAAATAGGTACTCACACGTGGCCAGTGAATGAAGCCCAAACACCCGGCTCACATTGGAAACTCTCTCGTCGGCGTTATCATTCACTGACAATAAGTTGCTGCCGAGTCGTGAATAGCCCGCTTATACTCTAGAGTGAATTGGTATTTGGTGGGCCCCATCAACTAGTAGGTATATATTCTGAACATCTGCCAtatcttctcctctcccacgAACAAATCAGTCATCCTCACAATTCTCAACAAGTTGACTACCTTAAAACCAGGCAAGAGACTCACCGAGACCGTAAACACCTATCACCAAGATGAAGACCACCATTCTCAGCGTCACTGCTGGCGTTCTGGTCCTCTTCGGTGTATGTACCGCCAAGTAACCAGTCAGTTTGGACGTCACTAATAACCAAATACAGACCACCCAGGCCTTCGAGGTCCCGGACGTCGTGCCCGCTGTCACCTTCAACAtgcccatcaacatcactgACAAGAACAACGCCACCGTCCCTATCACTGGTACGATATACTCCCCGCAAGACTTTTCTCTACTATTCCCCATATCCTTTCAAGGTAGTGAACCACAAACGTTCTTACTaaccaccacatccaccaggCACCATCCAGCAAGCTGTAGCCAAAATGGACACCGACTACCCCGGCTGGAAAGCCGCCTTCCAGGTCCCATgccccccgccccccgccccccacGTGGCccctccaagaagcccaaaaGATCGACTGCTGGCCCaagggagaagagaagaccgtcaccatcaacatcgagGATGGCATCGCGTACCTCTCGGATCTGCCCGGCCTCACCCAGAACGACACCGGCCAGTGCGGCCGCGTGAGCTGCTCGTACAACTCGGCCATTCTCTGGCGCAACACCGTAAGCTTTAaccctcaactccccccATCTTTGTTAATTTCTGGTTTCTGACACGAGGCGAAAAAATACAGGAtgtcaagaagaagtacGTTCCGTGGCTGGACATTGCCGACTCTGCGTTTGATATCTGCCCTTGAGTGCAACTCCAAGGAGAGCCACGACTACGTCAAGGGGCATGCCTACATGGATGGCAGGTGGACTACCATCGTTCGCAAGGAACAGTGCTGATCACCTGCTGGCGGTTACAATGGGGATTGGCACCCTGAAAAGAACGATAGGGTGGGTGGGCATTCCATTCTCGGCACTCGGGGAACTTGATTGCGAGGGTGTACTTGGTTGGCTTTGGCTGATACTGGGAGTATCTCGCGCCTTGGGTAGTGGCTGGTTGGGGATAATCACCAGGTACCTACATAGCAAAGGATTGGGATCTGACTTTTCTCATGAACTACTTTTTTGATTTGATCTTCTCCACCCGTGTATTTGTCAAGGGCGGGCAGACAACCGCGTCAAACCTGTTCCCGTTCAATGTTGATGAAAGCTATGAGTGAGCCATGCTTGCCACATTGCTCACTCCTGCGGGATGTATATAGTGATATAGGGATACTCCAAGGGATCACACAATGATTGAATGATTTCCAAAGCGTTATTTCATGATACCACCTCACAAGTCATGTTTCGTTGGCCTACTTCTTCCATGTTGACAtacaaaaagggggtgggtgccAAGACTTGTCGATGGAGTCAAGTGGAGTCCGAAAATAggcaaaaacatacaacaccgaggattccccagtggtcacccacctgagtactagttcGGCACTCAACTGCTTATCTaaggggagagcggacgggatcccgagctTTCAGTTGGttatggtcgtatgtgatagTTCTGCACAAGGTTGGTGAATATGGGGTGGCTCTCAATGCCTGGCCAGGAGGGCTGCTGCTTTTTGGTGTCAGTTCAAGGTTGTGACAGACAATCCATTACACCAAAGACTGGTTTTCAAGTGATAGTTAGATTCTTGACCGTGTATCCTGGAATCTTGAATGCTGGTTCTTCAGGACATCTGGATTCGAGGCCTGCTGGCAGCCGCCTTCTCACCTCTCTATACATGGAGTCCTCTGGTCATTTGTCATGATGGGCTTCATGCCCACCAGTGACTATACGAAAGGCGACCCCATTTGAGCCTCAGGGTAGAGACGTTGAAAGTATGTTTGTGATATCATTACTCCTACAACCACCCCGCTCTCTACAAGCTAGCAAACAactccccaaacctctccctcgcctccttgaCACAATCATTCGCATAAATCATCTTCTGCACGTCCGGACTAGCCCACTTGTCAGGCACCGACCCTGACTTTCCGTTCTCCTTGAATGCCTtgtccctctcctccttcgccttgcCCTCTCCCAAATGCAATACCCGTCCAGAGTGAGTCGCCAGATCCACCAACGCGGTACAGTGCGGCTTCCGCAACAACTCATACACCTTCAACGTCTTGGTAATCGTCTCCCCATCGTGAATCTTCTCCACCGGAATCTCGCTCACAACCTCGGCCAAGACCGCTCCGTCCTCAATGGCCATCGCCGCACCCTGACTGAGATGTGGAAGCGTGGCATGGCACGCGTCCCCAACAAGAGCAACCGACCCGTGAACCCAAGTAGGAAGAGGCTTGTGAATCCGCAGTTTCCACTCGCAGACTTCACCATCAGGTACGAGGTTAAGCATATCCTGCACCAGCGGGCAGAAAGTCTCAAACACCGACAGCATCTGCGATTTTGAGCCCTTGGTGGTATACGTCGCCGACGTGGCCGAGGCAAAGTTGGTATCCGGGTGAGCAGTCGAGATGTTGTAAATGTTGTGGTTAGAGACAGGATACGCAATAATATGCCTcctctcacccacccacctcaccacaGTGTTGCTATCCAGCAACTTGATCAGCTCCGGAAAAGGGGCAAGCTGTTCCCTTGTGAGCATGATTCTATACGCAGCCTGGCCGgtgtcctcctcttccgtcTGCGTCAAGTTGTGCGACGCCCTGAGAAGGTGAGACCGGGTAGGGGATTTGATCCCATCCGCCGAAAGCAAAATATCGCATTCAACTGTGAACTCCTCTTCCTGAGCACGGGACCTGAAAATCAACGTTGgcttgggggagaaggacgTGATGTTGACAAGGGATGTGCCAAAGTGGAATTTGATCGCCGGTTCCTTCAAGCAGCCGTTATACAGACTCCCCGCGAGGTTGGAGCGGTGACCGGTGAGATGAGGAAACCCATATTTCTCACGAATGTCAGGCATGGAGACGTGGGCGAGCTCTTCGTTTGTGCTGCCCTGTCTGATGCTGGTGGCTTGGACGTCggtggcttcggcttcgATCTCGGGGGCTACTCCGAGCCGGTCGAGGACGCGCATGACGTTTGGTGGCATTTGGATTCCCGCGCCGACGAAGCCGAGGTTGGAGGCAGTTTCGTAGACGGAGATGTTTTTGAAGCCCTTTTTGGCgaaggcgagggcggtgccTAAGCCTCCCATGCCTGAGAGGGTTGTTAGAGATCTGGGGGTGGGtctgggggttgttgagggggggcCTACCTGcgccgatgacgacgatgcgCAGGTCATAGACGTCTGCGGCCGTGGAGTGAGGCatcttgatgttgttttgGTGACAATGCTATTCAGGGGTAGGTATCTTTGGACTGAAATAGGGGGCAGTTGTTTAGCGATTTGTCCAAGAGGTGATGTTGTGGGATGTCACTGTGTCAAGAGCTGAAGCAGTCAACAAGAACGACGAGGAGATAAATGATATTCAACGGATATATAGCTTTCTACACGACCCGGGGGTCCATGCCTCGGCAGCTGGTCTGGTGGGCAATATCCATCACAGATTGGTGTGGACATTCGCGCTGTTGGACCAACAGCGGAACGGCAGTGGGGATGGCAAATGCATGTATATTTCTTACTCGCAGAATCACGGCATTCCGAACTCTTGAACTAAGCTTCTCTACCAGCTGCCAAAGGGTTCAGTTCAGATCAGAAGTGTGGGGTGAGTGAACTGCGGGCGTGCGGATGCGGGGAAAACTTGTCTCCAGCCGGCTGCGGGAGAAATCTGGATCGGGTCGTGGATCTTCCCCGGAGAAGCTGAGGAAAATGGATTTGCCGGAGTCGCGGTTGAGACTTCGGAATTGCAGCGTGGAAACACAACCAGGCCGGTCCTGCCGGTTGCCTCTGGGATCCTGAGGTGCAGACTATGGCTTTGACCTGGGCCACACAGCTGGCCGCCCAAACCGAGTGTTATAGCTACCGTAAATCCGTCGGCAATCTGCACAGAGATAAAGTTAGAATGAAATGGAGAGAAGTTTCTGATTCCTTTGCAATGGATGGCTATTAGACTG from Podospora pseudoanserina strain CBS 124.78 chromosome 6, whole genome shotgun sequence carries:
- a CDS encoding hypothetical protein (COG:S; EggNog:ENOG503PEV2); translated protein: MKTTILSVTAGVLVLFGTTQAFEVPDVVPAVTFNMPINITDKNNATVPITGTIQQAVAKMDTDYPGWKAAFQGEEKTVTINIEDGIAYLSDLPGLTQNDTGQCGRVSCSYNSAILWRNTDVKKKYVPWLDIADSAFDICP
- a CDS encoding hypothetical protein (EggNog:ENOG503NUKG; COG:C), with translation MPHSTAADVYDLRIVVIGAGMGGLGTALAFAKKGFKNISVYETASNLGFVGAGIQMPPNVMRVLDRLGVAPEIEAEATDVQATSIRQGSTNEELAHVSMPDIREKYGFPHLTGHRSNLAGSLYNGCLKEPAIKFHFGTSLVNITSFSPKPTLIFRSRAQEEEFTVECDILLSADGIKSPTRSHLLRASHNLTQTEEEDTGQAAYRIMLTREQLAPFPELIKLLDSNTVVRWVGERRHIIAYPVSNHNIYNISTAHPDTNFASATSATYTTKGSKSQMLSVFETFCPLVQDMLNLVPDGEVCEWKLRIHKPLPTWVHGSVALVGDACHATLPHLSQGAAMAIEDGAVLAEVVSEIPVEKIHDGETITKTLKVYELLRKPHCTALVDLATHSGRVLHLGEGKAKEERDKAFKENGKSGSVPDKWASPDVQKMIYANDCVKEARERFGELFASL